A window of Bdellovibrionota bacterium genomic DNA:
ATGCGATCGAGCGAATCCAGTCACGTGGAATCAAGCTCACACCGGATGATATGAAGAAGTTAAACGATGCAGTTGATAAAGCCATTCAAAAAGGCTCTAAAGACACGCTTGTGTTAATGGGTGAAAATGCTTTTGTTGTAAGTGCAAAAAATAAAACTGTAATTACAGCAATGGACAAAAACCAAATGAAAGAAAACGTGTTTACGAATATCGATAGCACAGTTTTCATGGGTTAAGAAAAACTTAGTTGTCGCTAGGGAGCGACACTGAGACTAGTTAAAAGGGGTATTAAGGGTTTTAGGTTACGGATTATAAATTAGGGGCTGGACCCGCAAGGGGGGCCCTCCAAATCTCGA
This region includes:
- a CDS encoding TIGR02530 family flagellar biosynthesis protein, which produces MLKNMGSIQPNSQVTPSTGGINKGISSKDGELFKGLLEKEVSKDLKDLGQTKPALAQTEGLKFSTHAIERIQSRGIKLTPDDMKKLNDAVDKAIQKGSKDTLVLMGENAFVVSAKNKTVITAMDKNQMKENVFTNIDSTVFMG